The Niabella beijingensis genomic interval CTTCCGGCTTTATTTTGAAGGATATAAATATCAGGAAATAGCGGAATATCTTAAAGAGCCGTTGGGAACCATCAAAAGCAGGATCCACTTTGCCCGCAAATTGCTGAAAGAACAGATCCGCCGGTATTAACCGGTTCTATATACAGTATTCCACCCCTTTTTCCCGGATTTATTCCTGGATAAAGGGGTTGTTCTTTTTTTCAAACCCGATACTCGTCCCCGGTCCGTGGCCGGAATATACCTTGGTTGTATCCGGCAGCGTATATAATTTGGTCCGGATCGATTGTTCCAATGTATCAAAATTTCCGCCGGGCAGGTCCGTGCGCCCGATGCTTCCGCTGAAAAGTGTGTCCCCGCTGATAACAATACCGCTGTCCTTGTTGTAAAAAGAAAGACTGGCGGGCGAATGACCCGGCGTAAAAAGTAAACTGATGCTATCATCTCCCAGGGTTATCGTATCCGCTTCATCCAGAAATACCAGCGCGCCGGTAAAAGGAGCCAGGGAGAACCCATACATCTCAGCTACCTGCGGACCGGATTGTAGCACGACCTGTTCCCCTTTATGGATGTGTAGCGGAAGTTTCCAGGTATCGTGTACAAACTGGTTGCCCAGGATATGATCAATATGACAATGCGTATTCAGCAGGTAAACCGGTTGCAGTTTTTTCTCGTCAATAAACCGGACAAACTGATCCCGCTCCGTTTCATCAGAAAACCCGGGGTCGATAATAAGGGCTTTTCCGGTCTCATTGTAAAGGATATAGGTATTTTCCTGAAAAGGGTTGAAGACAAAACGATGGATGTGTAACATAATCAATCTTTAGTTTATTTTTAGGCTGTGAAAATGAAACTGGTCTTAAAATGAGTTATTTAAATTCCAACGATCAACCCCGGGTGGTCAGGCTGGTCGTATCAATACAAACAAATATACGCATGAACATAACTGAATGTTTTGAAAAACCCCTGAAGGTATGAGAATGCTGCGATGGGCTTTTTGTTGTGGGTTGATCTTGTTGTCCGGTGTCGTTGTTTGGGGACAAAACAGTATTTCCGGCGTGGTAAGGGACCGGCACAGCGAAGAGTTGGTTCCGTTCGTTTCCTTCCAGTTTAAAAATACAAATGCCGGTTTTATTGCAGACTCGGCGGGGAATTTCCATTTTGAAGCCGACAACTGGCCTTCGGATAGCCTGGAAATATCAACCGTAGGGTATGAATCAAAAACGATGGCAGTGGGCAGTCTGAAAAAAGGAATGTTCATTTACCTGGAACCAAGAACATATGACGATGGTGTGGTGGTACGGGCAAAAGTGGATATGGGCCTCTGGCTTTGGAAAAATATCGTAAAGCATAAACCACAGAATGACCGTTTCCGGCGGTTTGATAATTTTTATTATGAAT includes:
- a CDS encoding MBL fold metallo-hydrolase, with the translated sequence MLHIHRFVFNPFQENTYILYNETGKALIIDPGFSDETERDQFVRFIDEKKLQPVYLLNTHCHIDHILGNQFVHDTWKLPLHIHKGEQVVLQSGPQVAEMYGFSLAPFTGALVFLDEADTITLGDDSISLLFTPGHSPASLSFYNKDSGIVISGDTLFSGSIGRTDLPGGNFDTLEQSIRTKLYTLPDTTKVYSGHGPGTSIGFEKKNNPFIQE